One window from the genome of Methylomarinovum caldicuralii encodes:
- the feoB gene encoding Fe(2+) transporter permease subunit FeoB: MTAYAIALIGNPNSGKTSLFNRLTGARQRTGNWPGVTVERKEGDYRFCGVDFRVVDLPGTYSLDPEETSPDERIARDFILSRQADVLVNIVDASQLERALYLTLQLAETGVPQVLALNMMDLAERRGIEVDAAELSRLLGTPGVPIIARDGTGLEDLKAAIAQQAREPAPPRIRVTYPAALEQAIARLTPSLARFAPARSERWQALHLLAGHPASEPLPETLAAQVKEWRTRLQAELGPDLDLVIADARYRQAHELARQVTRRRTTGARSLSDRIDAVVLNRWLGVPVFLLAMYALFTFTINIGGAFVDFFDQAAGALFVDGLKQLLAGWGAPAWLQVLLADGIGGGIQVVATFVPIIGFLYLFLTLLEDSGYMARAAFVMDRLMQKLGLPGKAFVPLIVGFGCNVPAIMAARTLERERERILTVMMAPFMSCGARLAVYALFAAAFFPQGGQNVVFLLYLVGILAAMGTACLLNTTLLPGEPEPLLLELPAYQLPSGRNLLLHSWLRLKGFVTDAGKYIVVMVMVVNFLNAWGTDGRFGDVAPHRSMLAATAQAVTPALRPLGIEADNWPATVGILTGILAKEVVVGTLDTLYSRLDETAAAPETDAPFDLKAELAAAIATIPANLRDSLNALGDPLGLRVLESSSDLEQAAAVQEVHRSTFGTMVRHFDSRIGAFAYLLFILLYSPCVAATAAIRRETGSRWMLFALGWTTGLAYGVATFFYQAATLPRHPMSSLIWMAAVTAALALFWLGLRLRRQPPPPLAPSGGGPGLIHRSCCR; the protein is encoded by the coding sequence ATGACTGCATACGCCATCGCCCTGATCGGAAACCCCAATTCCGGCAAGACCTCGCTGTTCAACCGCCTGACCGGCGCCCGCCAGCGCACCGGCAACTGGCCGGGGGTGACGGTGGAGCGCAAGGAGGGCGACTATCGCTTCTGCGGTGTGGACTTTCGGGTCGTCGATCTCCCCGGCACCTACTCCCTCGACCCGGAGGAAACCTCCCCCGACGAGCGCATCGCCCGCGACTTCATCCTCTCCCGCCAGGCCGACGTGCTGGTCAACATCGTCGATGCCAGCCAGCTGGAACGGGCCCTGTATCTGACCCTGCAGCTGGCGGAAACCGGCGTTCCCCAGGTCCTGGCGCTCAACATGATGGATCTGGCCGAACGCCGCGGCATCGAGGTGGATGCCGCCGAACTGAGCCGGCTGCTGGGCACCCCGGGGGTGCCCATAATCGCCCGGGACGGTACCGGCCTGGAGGACCTCAAGGCCGCCATCGCCCAACAGGCCAGGGAGCCGGCTCCGCCCAGAATCCGGGTCACCTACCCCGCAGCGCTGGAGCAGGCCATCGCCCGGCTCACCCCGTCGCTGGCCCGGTTCGCCCCCGCACGATCCGAACGCTGGCAGGCATTGCATCTGCTCGCTGGTCACCCGGCATCCGAACCGCTACCGGAGACGCTTGCCGCCCAAGTCAAGGAATGGCGCACCCGGCTGCAGGCAGAACTGGGCCCGGATCTGGACCTCGTCATCGCCGACGCCCGTTACCGCCAGGCCCACGAACTGGCCCGCCAGGTGACCCGCCGCCGCACCACCGGCGCCCGTTCCCTGTCGGACCGTATCGATGCCGTGGTCCTCAACCGCTGGCTCGGGGTACCGGTGTTTCTGCTGGCCATGTACGCCCTGTTCACCTTCACCATCAACATCGGCGGTGCCTTCGTGGACTTTTTCGATCAGGCCGCCGGCGCCCTGTTCGTGGACGGGCTGAAACAGCTGCTGGCCGGCTGGGGCGCGCCCGCCTGGCTGCAGGTACTGCTGGCGGACGGGATCGGCGGCGGCATTCAGGTGGTCGCCACCTTTGTTCCCATCATCGGCTTTCTGTATCTTTTCCTCACCTTGCTGGAGGACTCCGGCTACATGGCCCGGGCCGCCTTCGTCATGGACCGGCTGATGCAGAAGCTGGGCCTGCCGGGCAAGGCCTTCGTGCCGCTGATCGTCGGCTTCGGCTGCAACGTTCCGGCGATCATGGCGGCCCGCACCCTGGAACGGGAACGGGAACGCATTCTCACGGTGATGATGGCGCCGTTCATGTCGTGCGGGGCGCGCCTGGCAGTCTATGCCCTGTTCGCCGCTGCATTCTTCCCCCAGGGCGGCCAGAACGTGGTGTTCCTCCTCTATCTGGTCGGCATCCTGGCGGCCATGGGCACCGCCTGTCTGCTCAATACCACCCTGCTGCCGGGGGAGCCGGAACCGCTGTTGCTGGAGCTGCCCGCCTACCAGCTGCCGAGCGGCCGCAACCTGCTGTTGCACAGCTGGCTGCGGCTCAAGGGGTTCGTCACCGACGCCGGCAAGTACATCGTCGTCATGGTGATGGTGGTCAACTTCCTCAACGCCTGGGGCACCGACGGGCGCTTCGGCGACGTCGCCCCCCACCGCTCCATGCTGGCGGCCACCGCCCAGGCCGTCACCCCGGCGCTGCGTCCCTTGGGGATCGAAGCCGACAACTGGCCGGCCACCGTCGGCATTCTCACCGGCATTCTGGCCAAGGAAGTGGTGGTGGGGACCCTCGACACCCTCTACAGCCGTCTGGATGAGACCGCCGCCGCCCCGGAGACGGACGCACCTTTCGACTTGAAAGCCGAGCTGGCGGCGGCCATCGCCACCATTCCCGCCAATCTCCGCGACAGTCTCAACGCCCTCGGCGATCCTTTGGGGCTGCGGGTGCTGGAAAGCAGCAGCGATTTGGAACAGGCGGCAGCGGTCCAGGAAGTCCACCGCAGTACCTTCGGGACCATGGTGCGCCACTTCGACAGCCGTATCGGCGCCTTCGCCTACCTGCTGTTCATTCTGCTGTACAGCCCCTGCGTGGCCGCCACCGCCGCCATCCGCCGCGAAACCGGCAGCCGCTGGATGCTGTTCGCCCTGGGCTGGACCACCGGGCTGGCCTACGGCGTGGCCACCTTTTTCTATCAGGCCGCCACCCTGCCCCGCCATCCCATGTCCTCGCTGATCTGGATGGCCGCCGTCACCGCCGCCCTGGCCCTGTTCTGGCTCGGCCTGAGGCTGCGGCGTCAGCCCCCGCCGCCGCTGGCTCCCAGCGGCGGCGGCCCCGGTCTGATCCACCGCAGTTGCTGCCGGTGA
- the gspD gene encoding type II secretion system secretin GspD — translation MIRHAKSITALTLIGALSACGALTQRPGEKLPLKLLEVPPPPQEPEQAAGETAPPAKPALQEAEITLGTGQTIRPPSQPRPPRKPGNYTLNFDDADLGEVAKVILGDILKTNYVLSPRAAGKITLQTTRPLNREEVLPALELVLRMNGLALVKKGDFYWIGPLAEASKGAPLSVAGRTLPPGFQVRIYPLRYIGVKSLEKILPPLLSPKALLYADPVRNLLLVAGTSDELTAADEVVRTFDVNFLKGMSVGLFPLHNLDAETLRADLESVLGKKVLEDDSILRLIPIDRLNALMVITRQPEYLQLAQTWINRLDRAVSEEAGSVHVYRAQNVDAKKLAETLNQIFTGNTQAPKTQVAPGRRKVTLKGRSRPQTTARRTQTPLRIIADEPNNALIIIASQEQYREIEKVIKDLDRLPLQVLIDASIIEVTLTDDLQYGLEWFAQNKLPKQHSTAGFSSNGLNLGDAAKTALLNSLAPGFSYVWQSKSQDIGIILKAAAEKGKLNVISSPSLMVLNNHEATITVGEQISLQTSQATNTATSGNNPIITATFQQRDTGVQLKIKPRVNTGGLVIMELDQKVDDIGRRLEGSPNPNIIQRQIKSTVAVKNGDTLVLGGLIKDNRNKSRSGIPFLYKLPLIGHLFGTTTENINRTELVVLITPRVVENRRDAFAVTNEFRLRLKELYQTPEEYLKQPSQPRREPEPATPAAKPGSAG, via the coding sequence GTGATCCGTCACGCCAAATCCATCACCGCTCTGACCCTGATCGGCGCACTGAGCGCCTGCGGCGCTTTGACCCAGCGCCCCGGAGAAAAACTGCCCCTGAAACTGCTCGAGGTACCGCCTCCGCCGCAGGAACCCGAGCAGGCGGCCGGGGAAACCGCCCCGCCGGCGAAGCCGGCGCTGCAGGAGGCGGAAATCACCCTGGGAACGGGACAGACGATCCGACCGCCGAGTCAGCCGCGCCCGCCCCGTAAACCGGGCAACTACACCCTCAATTTCGACGATGCCGACCTGGGGGAGGTCGCCAAGGTCATTCTGGGGGACATTCTCAAGACCAACTACGTTCTCAGCCCCAGGGCGGCGGGCAAGATCACCCTGCAGACCACCCGCCCCCTGAACCGGGAAGAAGTGCTCCCAGCCTTGGAACTGGTGCTACGCATGAACGGCCTGGCCCTGGTTAAAAAGGGGGACTTCTATTGGATCGGACCGCTGGCCGAGGCTTCCAAAGGCGCGCCCCTGTCCGTTGCCGGGCGCACCCTGCCCCCGGGCTTCCAGGTGCGGATCTATCCCTTGCGCTACATCGGGGTGAAATCGCTCGAAAAGATCCTGCCGCCGCTGCTCAGCCCCAAGGCCCTGCTGTATGCGGATCCGGTCCGCAATCTGCTGCTGGTGGCCGGCACCAGCGACGAGCTGACCGCCGCCGACGAGGTCGTCCGCACCTTCGACGTCAATTTCCTCAAGGGCATGTCGGTGGGGCTGTTCCCGCTCCACAACCTGGATGCCGAAACGTTGCGCGCCGATCTGGAATCCGTCCTGGGAAAAAAGGTCTTGGAGGACGATTCCATCCTGCGGCTGATCCCAATCGACCGCCTCAATGCCCTGATGGTCATCACCCGGCAACCGGAATACCTGCAGCTGGCCCAGACCTGGATTAACCGCCTCGACCGGGCGGTGTCCGAGGAAGCCGGTTCGGTCCACGTCTACCGGGCCCAGAACGTGGACGCCAAAAAGCTGGCCGAAACCCTGAACCAGATCTTCACCGGCAACACCCAGGCGCCGAAAACCCAAGTGGCCCCCGGCCGCAGGAAAGTCACCCTCAAGGGGCGCAGCCGGCCGCAGACCACCGCCCGCCGCACCCAGACCCCGCTGCGCATCATCGCCGACGAGCCCAACAACGCCCTGATCATCATCGCCAGCCAGGAGCAGTACCGGGAAATCGAAAAGGTCATCAAGGATTTGGACCGGCTGCCATTGCAGGTATTGATCGATGCCTCCATCATCGAGGTGACCCTGACCGATGACCTGCAATACGGGCTGGAATGGTTCGCCCAGAACAAGCTGCCCAAACAGCATAGTACCGCCGGTTTCAGCTCAAACGGCCTCAACCTTGGCGATGCCGCCAAGACTGCCCTGCTCAATTCGCTGGCGCCGGGCTTCAGCTACGTATGGCAGAGCAAATCCCAGGACATCGGCATCATTCTCAAGGCGGCCGCCGAGAAGGGTAAGCTTAACGTCATCTCTTCCCCGTCCTTGATGGTCCTCAACAACCACGAGGCCACCATCACCGTCGGCGAGCAGATTTCCCTGCAGACCTCCCAGGCCACCAACACCGCCACCAGCGGCAACAACCCCATCATCACCGCCACTTTCCAACAACGCGACACCGGCGTCCAGCTCAAGATCAAACCCCGGGTCAATACCGGCGGACTGGTCATCATGGAACTGGATCAGAAAGTGGACGACATCGGCCGGCGGCTGGAAGGCAGCCCCAATCCCAATATTATCCAGCGCCAGATCAAGAGCACCGTGGCGGTCAAGAACGGGGACACCCTGGTTCTGGGCGGACTGATCAAGGACAATCGCAACAAAAGCCGCAGCGGCATTCCCTTCCTCTACAAGCTGCCGCTCATCGGCCATCTGTTCGGCACCACCACGGAAAACATCAACCGCACCGAGCTGGTGGTCCTGATCACCCCCCGGGTGGTGGAGAACCGGCGCGACGCCTTCGCCGTCACCAACGAATTCCGTCTGCGCCTCAAGGAGCTGTATCAGACCCCGGAGGAATACCTCAAGCAACCGTCGCAACCGCGCCGGGAACCGGAGCCGGCAACCCCGGCGGCAAAGCCCGGCTCAGCCGGCTGA
- a CDS encoding cytochrome P460 family protein — MLGVSHRDDNQSLRAIVGNTTAMTAARNGNTNPWPDGTILGKLVWKDSRHPLWQPALVPGELSHIEFMVKDSKKYANTGGWGFARWVGMELKPLNNDGGKPCFECQKAAAETDFVFTRPAPLP, encoded by the coding sequence GTGCTGGGAGTTTCCCACCGCGACGACAACCAGTCCCTGCGGGCAATCGTCGGCAACACCACCGCCATGACGGCCGCCCGCAACGGCAACACCAACCCCTGGCCCGACGGCACCATTCTGGGAAAACTGGTGTGGAAGGACAGCCGCCACCCCTTGTGGCAGCCCGCCCTCGTCCCGGGGGAACTGTCCCACATCGAATTCATGGTCAAGGACAGCAAAAAATACGCAAACACCGGCGGCTGGGGCTTCGCCCGCTGGGTGGGGATGGAACTCAAGCCCCTTAACAACGACGGCGGCAAGCCCTGCTTCGAATGTCAAAAGGCCGCCGCCGAGACCGATTTCGTATTCACCCGGCCGGCGCCGCTACCCTGA
- a CDS encoding AMP-binding protein: protein MLRAVVRLLLRLCYRLRIEGLEQLQRLEGPVLIVANHQSFLDPVILWAFLPAGLTFAINTHIARLWWVRPFLRFAEVVPLDPLQPASLKTLIRRLQAGRRIVIFPEGRITTTGALMKIYEGPGLIADHAGAAVVPVRIDGAQYSPFSRLDCRFPRRWFPRIRVVVRPPRDIRPPEEIKGIARRRRAGENLAALMRETMFAATPCDRTLLEAVWDARRTVGTRRMVIEDIERRPLGYHGLLTRVQVMAVLLQRHLRHQGPVGVLLPSGIAAVVAVLALQKHGRLPAMLNYTAGPAGLAGACRTGTIREVVTARRFVELAGLSKEVAALEAAGIAVHYLEDWREGVAAFDKWAAWAAAWFGRSFRSRPGAAAEPAVMLFTSGSEGAPKAVLLSHRNLLANCAQLAAVLDFNPTDTVLNVLPLFHVFGLGPGTLLPLVFGIRTFLYPNPLHYKVIPELAYESNATVLFGTSTFLQGYGRHAHPYDFHTLRYVFAGAEKLQEEVRRLWLEKFGLRILEGYGATETSPVLAVNTPMYYRGGTVGRFLPGIEWRLEPVEGLAQGGRLHVRGPNVMLGYWLPERPGELVPPSSGFGAGWYDTGDVATVDDDGFVTLAGRLKRFAKVGGEMVPLNGVESLAAQLWPEHRHAAVAVADARRGEAVVLVTECQSASLEALQTHAREQGIPELWLPRRIVTCAALPLLGSGKLDYRRIQQQVSAG, encoded by the coding sequence ATGCTGAGAGCCGTCGTCCGTCTGTTGCTGCGTCTTTGCTACCGTCTCCGCATCGAGGGGCTGGAACAGCTGCAGCGCCTTGAAGGGCCGGTGCTGATCGTCGCTAACCACCAGTCGTTTCTCGATCCGGTCATCCTCTGGGCCTTCCTGCCCGCCGGGCTGACGTTCGCCATCAACACCCACATCGCCCGCCTGTGGTGGGTGCGGCCGTTTCTGCGCTTCGCTGAGGTGGTACCGCTCGACCCGCTGCAACCGGCCTCTCTCAAGACCCTGATCCGGCGGTTGCAGGCGGGCCGGCGCATCGTCATCTTTCCCGAGGGGCGCATCACCACCACCGGGGCGTTGATGAAAATCTACGAAGGCCCGGGGCTCATCGCCGACCACGCCGGCGCGGCGGTGGTGCCGGTCCGCATCGACGGGGCCCAGTATTCGCCCTTCTCCCGTCTCGACTGCCGCTTTCCCCGGCGCTGGTTTCCCCGCATCCGCGTGGTGGTGCGGCCGCCCCGGGACATCCGCCCGCCGGAAGAAATCAAAGGCATCGCCCGCCGCCGCCGGGCCGGCGAAAATCTGGCGGCGTTGATGCGCGAGACGATGTTCGCCGCCACCCCCTGTGATCGCACCCTGCTGGAGGCGGTCTGGGACGCCCGCCGCACGGTGGGGACGAGGCGGATGGTGATCGAGGACATTGAGCGGCGGCCGCTCGGCTATCACGGTCTGCTCACCCGGGTGCAGGTTATGGCCGTGTTGCTGCAGCGGCACCTGCGCCATCAGGGACCTGTCGGGGTGCTGCTGCCGAGCGGCATCGCCGCGGTTGTCGCGGTGCTGGCGCTGCAGAAGCACGGCCGGCTGCCGGCGATGCTCAATTATACCGCCGGTCCCGCCGGTCTGGCCGGCGCCTGCCGCACCGGCACGATCCGGGAGGTGGTGACCGCGCGCCGTTTCGTCGAGCTTGCGGGGCTTTCCAAAGAGGTCGCGGCCCTCGAGGCGGCGGGCATCGCCGTCCATTATCTGGAGGACTGGCGGGAGGGGGTGGCCGCCTTCGACAAATGGGCGGCCTGGGCCGCCGCCTGGTTCGGTCGTTCCTTCCGCAGCCGGCCGGGGGCGGCGGCCGAGCCTGCAGTCATGCTGTTCACTTCCGGTTCCGAGGGGGCGCCCAAGGCGGTACTGCTGTCCCACCGCAATCTGCTGGCCAACTGCGCCCAGCTGGCGGCGGTGCTCGATTTCAATCCCACCGACACGGTCCTCAACGTGCTGCCGTTGTTCCACGTCTTTGGCCTGGGGCCTGGGACGCTGCTGCCGCTGGTGTTCGGCATCCGCACGTTCCTCTATCCCAATCCCCTGCATTACAAGGTGATTCCGGAGCTGGCCTACGAGAGCAACGCCACGGTGTTGTTCGGCACCAGCACCTTCCTTCAGGGCTACGGTCGACACGCCCACCCATACGACTTTCATACCCTGCGCTACGTCTTCGCCGGTGCGGAAAAGCTCCAGGAGGAGGTGCGCCGGCTGTGGCTGGAGAAATTCGGCCTGCGGATTCTGGAAGGGTACGGCGCCACCGAAACCAGCCCGGTACTGGCGGTCAACACCCCCATGTATTACCGCGGTGGCACCGTGGGCCGCTTCCTGCCGGGGATCGAATGGCGTCTGGAACCGGTGGAAGGTCTGGCGCAGGGCGGCCGCCTGCACGTGCGCGGACCCAACGTCATGCTAGGCTACTGGCTGCCGGAGCGGCCCGGTGAACTGGTGCCGCCGTCCTCGGGTTTCGGTGCAGGCTGGTACGACACCGGCGACGTGGCGACCGTGGACGACGACGGTTTCGTAACCCTGGCGGGGCGGCTGAAACGCTTCGCCAAGGTGGGCGGAGAGATGGTGCCCTTGAACGGCGTCGAGTCCCTGGCCGCCCAACTGTGGCCGGAGCATCGCCATGCCGCCGTGGCGGTGGCCGATGCCCGGCGCGGCGAGGCGGTGGTGCTGGTGACCGAATGTCAAAGTGCCAGCCTGGAAGCGCTGCAGACCCATGCCCGCGAGCAGGGCATCCCGGAGCTGTGGCTGCCGCGGCGGATCGTCACCTGCGCGGCGCTGCCGCTGCTGGGAAGCGGCAAGCTCGATTACCGCCGTATCCAGCAGCAGGTGTCAGCCGGCTGA
- a CDS encoding FeoA family protein, with protein sequence MTPSRPLSGIPAARPVRIIDVADKRTRLRLLSLGLAPGVTIQVWRNRNGAVVIGRHHDRMAVGRDLAERILVQEETP encoded by the coding sequence ATGACCCCATCCCGACCTCTCAGCGGCATCCCAGCCGCCCGCCCGGTGCGCATCATCGACGTCGCCGATAAACGCACCCGGCTGCGCCTCCTCAGTCTGGGACTGGCCCCGGGCGTGACGATCCAAGTGTGGCGCAACCGCAACGGCGCGGTGGTGATCGGACGCCATCACGACCGCATGGCCGTCGGCCGGGATCTGGCCGAACGCATTCTGGTGCAGGAAGAAACCCCATGA
- a CDS encoding CBS domain-containing protein, protein MAEPQALAQRKQTRKKKKKSRSYKGKALLWIFLFMVADEITPGLPLAEAFILALLIFLPRWLLEMVHRVYEYMPDRQSWHTVGDICKRDVVTVAPDARALEVAQLMRDEHLRSLIVVETRPYVPEAGEGEETAAKAAGKKGKALAKTAGESIQVPVGIVTDRDLALRVEGQGLLWEDTLAEEIMTPDPVVARADQDVHAVVEKMREIGARQLPIVDERGHLIGTLSLDDTIAMLSHSLEDVVELLQREIQREAEVSR, encoded by the coding sequence ATGGCGGAGCCACAGGCGCTGGCGCAACGGAAACAGACCAGGAAGAAAAAGAAGAAATCGCGTTCCTACAAGGGCAAGGCCCTGTTGTGGATCTTCCTCTTCATGGTCGCCGACGAGATCACCCCCGGCCTGCCGCTGGCCGAGGCCTTCATCCTTGCCCTGCTGATTTTCCTGCCCCGCTGGCTGCTGGAAATGGTCCACCGGGTGTACGAATACATGCCGGACCGCCAGTCCTGGCACACCGTCGGCGATATCTGCAAACGGGATGTGGTCACCGTGGCGCCGGACGCCCGGGCGCTGGAGGTGGCCCAGTTGATGCGCGACGAGCACCTGCGCAGCCTCATCGTGGTGGAGACGCGGCCCTATGTGCCGGAAGCGGGGGAAGGCGAAGAAACCGCAGCCAAAGCGGCGGGGAAAAAAGGCAAGGCCCTGGCCAAGACCGCGGGTGAAAGCATCCAGGTGCCGGTGGGGATCGTCACCGACCGCGACCTGGCCCTTCGGGTCGAAGGACAGGGCCTGTTGTGGGAGGATACCCTGGCCGAGGAGATCATGACGCCCGATCCGGTGGTGGCCCGCGCCGACCAGGACGTCCATGCGGTGGTGGAGAAGATGCGCGAGATCGGCGCTCGCCAGTTGCCCATCGTCGACGAGCGCGGTCACCTGATCGGGACCTTGAGCCTGGATGACACCATCGCCATGCTGTCCCACAGTCTCGAAGACGTGGTGGAACTGCTGCAGCGGGAAATCCAGCGCGAAGCGGAAGTCAGCCGCTGA
- a CDS encoding FeoC-like transcriptional regulator has translation MILELRSLLRRQRQIPLKELAEALGSDPETVRPMLERLIRRGEVERLPSATPCPGGCTLCPPQTVEIYLWIADNDGET, from the coding sequence GTGATCCTCGAGCTGCGCTCCCTGCTGCGGCGCCAGCGGCAGATTCCGCTCAAGGAACTGGCTGAAGCCCTCGGCAGCGATCCGGAAACCGTCCGCCCCATGCTCGAGCGTCTCATCCGCCGCGGCGAGGTGGAGAGACTGCCGTCCGCCACCCCCTGCCCCGGCGGCTGCACCCTGTGCCCGCCGCAGACGGTGGAAATCTATCTCTGGATTGCCGACAATGACGGGGAAACCTGA
- the gspM gene encoding type II secretion system protein GspM codes for MGPTKRLNPNLNETGQRVLAVLLLLLPLVLLYGLVIAPYLKILVDNRERIEDLRFQLQRLQRTAAKAPLWEQQLQALQQDPATRRHYLQGATPALASAELQKRLGEIVRAAGGELTSTQVLGTKEEDGFTRISVRARFTVSSRQLQEILQEIEANPPYLLVDRLTVRPIRVRRDPKTRKFIPVDKLNVDLTVYGYMKTQPS; via the coding sequence ATGGGCCCGACAAAACGCCTGAATCCAAATCTGAATGAGACGGGGCAGCGCGTCCTTGCGGTGCTGCTGTTGTTGCTGCCGCTGGTGCTGCTCTATGGGCTTGTCATCGCCCCCTATCTGAAGATTCTCGTGGACAACCGGGAGCGGATCGAAGACCTGCGCTTCCAGTTGCAGCGGCTGCAACGGACCGCCGCCAAAGCCCCCTTGTGGGAACAACAACTGCAGGCGCTGCAACAGGATCCGGCCACCCGGCGCCACTATCTCCAGGGCGCCACCCCGGCCCTGGCGTCGGCCGAGTTGCAGAAACGCTTGGGGGAAATCGTGCGCGCCGCAGGCGGAGAGCTCACCAGCACCCAGGTGCTGGGAACCAAGGAAGAAGACGGCTTTACCCGAATCTCGGTGCGGGCCCGCTTCACCGTCTCCAGCCGCCAGTTGCAGGAGATCCTGCAGGAAATCGAAGCCAATCCGCCCTACCTTCTCGTCGACCGCCTGACCGTCCGCCCCATCCGTGTCCGGCGCGATCCCAAAACCCGCAAATTCATTCCGGTCGACAAGCTCAACGTGGATCTGACCGTCTACGGCTACATGAAAACCCAGCCCTCATGA
- a CDS encoding CBS domain-containing protein, translating into MADKTPAKTKKPKKERAYKTKVILWTVLLMVIDEITIGIPEADLVLFYVALARPKWFLEMMHKLYKYVPHRRAWRPVRDVCQRQVATVTADASVTEAVERMREAGVRSLVVIREQIYNPAAQVSQKKGWFGKRSRKKALPETTAAEAETSRVPVGMLSDRDVTLLVGAEGLSGEAVTVAEVMQDDIPLALEGEDLHSAVTKMREAGMRRLPVVDERGALAGLLSLDDTITVLSEGLNDMVDLLERETEREARQSA; encoded by the coding sequence ATGGCCGACAAGACCCCGGCGAAAACGAAAAAACCCAAAAAGGAACGTGCCTACAAGACCAAGGTGATCCTCTGGACCGTCCTGCTGATGGTCATCGACGAGATCACCATCGGCATCCCCGAGGCCGATCTGGTGCTGTTCTATGTGGCGCTGGCGCGCCCCAAGTGGTTCCTGGAGATGATGCACAAGCTTTACAAATACGTGCCCCACCGCCGGGCCTGGCGGCCGGTCAGGGACGTCTGCCAGCGCCAGGTGGCCACGGTGACGGCGGATGCCAGCGTGACCGAGGCGGTGGAGAGGATGCGCGAGGCCGGGGTCCGCAGTCTGGTGGTGATCCGGGAGCAGATTTATAACCCTGCCGCCCAGGTCAGCCAGAAGAAGGGTTGGTTCGGCAAACGGAGCCGGAAGAAGGCGCTGCCGGAGACGACGGCCGCCGAGGCCGAAACCAGCCGGGTGCCCGTTGGCATGCTCAGCGACCGCGACGTGACCCTGCTGGTCGGGGCCGAGGGCCTGAGCGGCGAGGCGGTGACCGTGGCCGAGGTGATGCAGGACGACATTCCCCTGGCCCTGGAGGGCGAAGACCTGCACTCGGCGGTCACCAAGATGCGCGAGGCCGGCATGCGCCGCCTGCCGGTGGTGGACGAGCGCGGCGCGCTGGCAGGGCTTTTGAGCCTGGACGACACCATCACGGTGCTGTCCGAGGGGCTCAACGACATGGTGGATCTGCTCGAGCGGGAAACGGAGCGCGAGGCCCGTCAGTCGGCCTGA